From Selenomonas sp. AB3002, one genomic window encodes:
- the groL gene encoding chaperonin GroEL (60 kDa chaperone family; promotes refolding of misfolded polypeptides especially under stressful conditions; forms two stacked rings of heptamers to form a barrel-shaped 14mer; ends can be capped by GroES; misfolded proteins enter the barrel where they are refolded when GroES binds), with amino-acid sequence MAKQILFDEEARRALGRGVDALANAVKVTLGPKGRNVVLDKKFGAPTITNDGVTIARDIELEDPFENMGAQLVKEVATKTNDIAGDGTTTATLLAQAMIHEGMRNVVAGANPMIVKKGIEKAVKALVEEIQTKAKPIESKAATAQVATISSADEEVGQLIADAMEKVGQDGVITVEESKSMDTNLKVVEGMQFDRGYISPYMVTDTDKMEAVLDDPYILITDRKISAIADILPILEQVVKQGKQLMVISEDLDGEALATIVVNKLRGTFKALAVKAPGFGDRRKAMLEDIAILTGGQVISEELGRKLDSVTLEDLGRANQVRSTKDNTTIVDGYGDKEAIKSRVEQIKKQIEATTSDFDKEKLQERLAKLAGGVAVIEIGAATEVEMKDKKYRIEDALNATRAAREEGIVAGGGTTFIDILPALDKIEAEGDVKVGVNIVRRAIEEPVRQIADNAGLEGSVVVENVKKAGDGIGFNAVDNTYVDMIQAGIVDPAKVTRSALQNAASIAAMVLTTETLVADKPEKEPPAPAPGMGGGMPGMM; translated from the coding sequence ATGGCAAAGCAGATTTTGTTTGACGAAGAAGCACGCCGTGCTCTTGGCCGCGGCGTTGACGCACTGGCTAACGCTGTGAAGGTCACCCTTGGGCCCAAGGGCCGCAACGTAGTGTTGGACAAGAAGTTTGGCGCTCCCACCATCACCAATGATGGCGTGACCATTGCCCGTGACATCGAGCTGGAAGATCCCTTTGAGAACATGGGCGCCCAGCTGGTAAAGGAAGTTGCTACCAAGACCAACGATATCGCTGGTGACGGTACCACTACTGCAACCCTGCTGGCACAGGCTATGATTCATGAGGGCATGCGAAACGTGGTTGCCGGTGCCAACCCCATGATCGTGAAGAAGGGCATCGAGAAGGCTGTGAAGGCTCTGGTAGAGGAAATCCAGACCAAGGCTAAGCCCATTGAGAGCAAGGCTGCTACCGCACAGGTTGCTACCATCTCCTCCGCTGATGAGGAAGTTGGCCAGCTGATTGCTGATGCCATGGAGAAAGTGGGCCAGGACGGCGTCATCACCGTTGAGGAGTCCAAGTCCATGGATACCAACCTGAAAGTGGTAGAGGGCATGCAGTTCGACCGTGGCTACATCTCTCCGTACATGGTTACCGATACGGACAAGATGGAAGCTGTCCTGGATGATCCTTACATCCTCATCACCGACCGCAAGATTTCCGCTATCGCTGATATCCTGCCCATCCTGGAGCAGGTTGTGAAGCAGGGCAAGCAGCTCATGGTCATTTCTGAGGACCTTGATGGCGAGGCTCTCGCTACTATCGTGGTGAACAAGCTCCGCGGCACCTTCAAGGCTCTGGCTGTGAAGGCTCCGGGCTTCGGCGACCGCCGCAAGGCTATGCTGGAGGATATCGCTATCCTTACCGGCGGCCAGGTCATCAGCGAGGAGCTGGGCCGCAAGCTGGACAGCGTGACTCTCGAAGACCTCGGTCGTGCCAACCAGGTTCGTTCTACCAAGGACAACACCACCATCGTGGACGGCTATGGCGATAAGGAAGCCATCAAGTCCCGCGTGGAGCAGATCAAGAAGCAGATTGAGGCTACTACTTCCGACTTCGACAAGGAGAAGCTCCAGGAGCGCCTTGCCAAGCTGGCTGGCGGCGTAGCTGTCATCGAGATCGGTGCTGCCACCGAAGTTGAGATGAAGGACAAGAAGTACCGCATCGAGGATGCCCTCAATGCTACCCGTGCTGCCCGTGAGGAAGGCATCGTAGCAGGCGGCGGCACCACCTTCATCGACATCCTCCCGGCTCTCGACAAGATTGAGGCTGAGGGCGATGTGAAGGTAGGTGTGAACATCGTTCGCCGCGCTATCGAGGAGCCTGTCCGCCAGATCGCTGACAACGCAGGCCTCGAGGGTTCCGTGGTAGTTGAGAACGTGAAGAAGGCTGGTGACGGCATCGGCTTCAACGCTGTGGACAACACTTACGTTGACATGATCCAGGCTGGTATCGTAGATCCTGCCAAGGTCACCCGTTCCGCTCTGCAGAACGCTGCTTCCATCGCTGCCATGGTTCTCACCACCGAGACCCTGGTGGCTGATAAGCCCGAGAAGGAGCCCCCGGCTCCGGCTCCCGGCATGGGCGGCGGCATGCCCGGCATGATGTAA
- a CDS encoding ANTAR domain-containing protein yields MVPVKDRDEFMPQGLPSVLLVEPEYRLRLQYKSIFKKAGFELSGEAGEPARALELAIEKKPGAVLFHLGTEPEGTESLARLAKLAPVLVLGKAAPELALLGIYGCLPEGAEDEEILTSLAIASARWQEAKSLRQEAEELRDLLALRKILDQAKGILMKKHHMSEQEAHRRIQRYAMYKRLTVKSVAEAIIKATGGKV; encoded by the coding sequence TTGGTACCAGTAAAGGACAGGGATGAATTTATGCCCCAGGGATTGCCCAGCGTTTTGTTAGTCGAGCCGGAGTACCGCTTGCGTCTCCAGTACAAGAGTATTTTCAAGAAAGCCGGTTTTGAGCTCTCGGGAGAGGCAGGGGAACCTGCCAGAGCCCTTGAGCTTGCTATAGAAAAGAAACCGGGAGCCGTGTTATTTCACCTGGGGACAGAGCCGGAAGGTACAGAAAGCCTGGCAAGGCTGGCGAAGCTGGCTCCCGTCCTGGTATTGGGAAAGGCTGCTCCTGAACTGGCCTTGCTGGGCATTTACGGCTGCCTGCCTGAGGGAGCGGAGGATGAGGAAATCCTCACATCTCTTGCTATAGCTTCTGCCAGATGGCAGGAAGCAAAAAGTCTCCGCCAGGAGGCTGAGGAGCTGCGCGACCTCCTGGCTCTGCGGAAGATTCTGGATCAGGCCAAGGGCATCCTTATGAAGAAGCATCACATGAGCGAGCAGGAGGCACACCGTCGCATCCAGCGTTATGCCATGTACAAGCGGCTGACGGTGAAGTCCGTGGCCGAGGCCATTATCAAAGCCACGGGTGGTAAAGTGTGA
- a CDS encoding NADH peroxidase, with protein sequence MKKFVCTVCGYVHEGDAPPAQCPICKAPADKFVEQTGDLVFADEHRIGVAKGVDERIIEGLRMNFTGECSEVGMYLAMSRQADREGYPEVAEAYKRYAWEEAEHAAKFAELLGEVLTNSTKKNLEMRIDAEHGACAGKKELATLAKQLNLDAIHDTVHEMCKDEARHGCGFKGLYDRYFGK encoded by the coding sequence ATGAAAAAATTTGTCTGCACCGTCTGTGGTTACGTACATGAGGGAGATGCCCCTCCGGCTCAGTGCCCCATCTGCAAGGCACCAGCTGACAAATTCGTTGAGCAGACCGGTGATTTGGTGTTCGCAGATGAGCACCGCATTGGCGTGGCCAAAGGTGTTGATGAGCGCATCATCGAAGGCCTGCGCATGAACTTCACGGGTGAATGCTCCGAAGTAGGCATGTATCTTGCCATGAGCCGTCAGGCTGACCGTGAAGGCTATCCTGAGGTTGCCGAAGCCTATAAGCGCTACGCCTGGGAAGAAGCTGAGCATGCTGCCAAGTTCGCTGAGCTCTTGGGCGAAGTCCTCACGAACAGCACCAAGAAGAACCTTGAAATGCGCATAGACGCTGAGCATGGCGCCTGCGCCGGCAAGAAGGAGCTCGCTACCCTTGCCAAGCAGCTCAACCTTGATGCCATCCATGACACGGTTCATGAGATGTGCAAGGACGAAGCCCGCCATGGCTGCGGCTTCAAGGGGCTCTATGACCGTTATTTCGGCAAATAA
- a CDS encoding type III PLP-dependent enzyme — protein sequence MFRLTEQEMNELAARIPTPFLVASLDQVEENYRFMRKHMPRAGIYYAMKANPTPGILKRLASLGSCFDVASAGEIRTLHELGVDGSRMIYANPVKDQRGLLAAAECNVRRMTFDDESEIGKMAAAVPGADVLVRVSVRNNKALVDLNTKFGAPLAEALPLLQKAKAAGLNPIGICFHVGSQSLSTAAYEEALLVCRGLFDEAKRMGMELTDLDIGGGFPVPSAEGLSVDLAAMMEAINRQIERLFPDVAVWTEPGRYMCGTAVNLVASVIGTKFRGEKPWYILDESIYGAFSGIIYDHWTYPLHCFGKGKKRPSFFGGPSCDGIDVLYSDFEAPALKIGDKVLVTEIGAYSTVSATRFNGFELAPTIIWEEQKEAQAAEYELDNTEAV from the coding sequence ATGTTTCGACTGACCGAACAAGAGATGAATGAATTGGCAGCGCGTATTCCTACGCCGTTTCTGGTGGCTTCACTGGACCAGGTGGAGGAGAATTATCGCTTTATGCGGAAGCATATGCCCCGGGCGGGCATCTACTATGCCATGAAGGCAAATCCCACACCGGGAATACTGAAGCGGCTGGCTTCTTTGGGCTCCTGCTTCGATGTGGCTTCTGCTGGTGAGATAAGGACGCTTCATGAGCTGGGAGTTGACGGTTCCCGCATGATTTATGCCAATCCTGTGAAAGACCAGCGCGGCCTTTTGGCGGCGGCAGAGTGCAATGTGCGCCGCATGACTTTTGATGATGAGTCTGAGATTGGAAAAATGGCTGCTGCTGTGCCGGGCGCGGATGTCTTGGTCAGGGTCAGTGTGCGTAACAATAAGGCTCTGGTGGATCTCAACACCAAATTCGGTGCTCCTTTGGCTGAGGCGCTGCCTCTGCTGCAGAAGGCCAAGGCAGCGGGGCTTAACCCCATTGGCATCTGCTTCCATGTGGGCAGCCAGTCCCTTTCTACGGCGGCTTATGAAGAGGCTCTGCTGGTGTGCAGGGGGCTCTTTGACGAGGCAAAGAGGATGGGCATGGAGCTGACTGACCTGGATATAGGCGGCGGCTTCCCGGTGCCCTCTGCGGAAGGTCTTTCCGTGGATCTGGCAGCTATGATGGAGGCCATCAACAGGCAGATTGAGCGCCTCTTCCCCGATGTGGCTGTGTGGACGGAGCCAGGCCGCTATATGTGCGGCACGGCGGTGAATCTGGTGGCTTCTGTCATCGGCACCAAGTTCCGGGGGGAGAAGCCTTGGTATATCCTGGATGAAAGCATTTATGGTGCTTTCTCCGGCATTATCTATGACCACTGGACCTATCCTCTTCACTGCTTCGGCAAGGGGAAGAAGCGTCCTTCCTTTTTTGGCGGTCCTAGCTGCGATGGCATTGATGTGCTCTACAGCGATTTTGAGGCGCCTGCTTTGAAGATTGGGGACAAGGTGCTGGTAACGGAAATCGGTGCCTACTCCACAGTGAGCGCCACCCGCTTCAATGGCTTCGAGCTGGCTCCCACCATTATCTGGGAGGAGCAGAAGGAAGCTCAGGCTGCTGAGTACGAGCTGGACAATACAGAGGCTGTGTAA
- a CDS encoding methyl-accepting chemotaxis protein encodes MQSVLSLRAKIIAMMVGTSLLTMVCVSIVFLQNMMSESDRQVENYRQTLTADVESSLRNETQLAISVIEEVHKKQQKGELTEEQAKKEAADRVRELRYDEGKGYFWIDTYEGVNVVLLGRDTEGKSRINSVDPSGRYFIKEMIENGRKPGGGFTDLMFAKPNETEPLPKRNYTATYEPYKWVLGTGVWIDDIDVKVAEEQEKADSAFWSSLIKLLVFVLVMEAVFVALAIWAGKTIVAPIGRVTDRLTVLATGDFRPVHKEEEDAARSDEIGAMTRALQKLQDNVDAMIKQVAEDAQQVAQSAAHLTENSSQSATVSGQIADSIVNVAGSCSEQFTEVENAGIQTEELAKHMNDFAETVKHAAEVVGETKSHADDGEKSVSTAVQQMKLIEQTVSESGKVIEDLGHESDKIGAIVDAISQIAEQTNLLALNAAIEAARAGEHGRGFAVVADEVRKLAEQSSQSAGEIASLITSIQNKSKQAVTVMEEGVRQVQSGTAAVDGAGATFHSIAGMVDKVAHDSREMELAIRRLSENTNLITSAIEKISKMSRNVSGEAETVSAATEEQTATMHEIAAASRKLTEMANSMEEAVAKFKI; translated from the coding sequence ATGCAATCTGTATTATCTTTGAGAGCTAAGATTATTGCCATGATGGTAGGGACATCATTGCTGACCATGGTCTGTGTCAGCATCGTGTTCCTGCAGAACATGATGAGTGAGTCTGACCGTCAGGTGGAAAACTACCGCCAGACGCTGACTGCAGATGTGGAATCTTCCCTGAGGAACGAGACTCAATTGGCTATCTCGGTGATTGAAGAAGTCCATAAAAAGCAGCAGAAAGGAGAACTGACAGAGGAGCAGGCCAAGAAAGAAGCGGCTGACAGGGTTAGGGAGCTTCGCTACGATGAAGGCAAGGGGTATTTCTGGATTGACACTTATGAGGGTGTCAATGTGGTGCTTTTGGGGCGTGACACCGAGGGAAAATCCCGTATCAATTCCGTTGATCCTTCCGGACGTTATTTTATCAAGGAAATGATTGAGAATGGCCGCAAGCCTGGGGGCGGCTTCACGGATCTGATGTTTGCCAAGCCTAATGAGACGGAGCCGTTGCCTAAGCGTAACTACACTGCTACGTATGAGCCTTACAAATGGGTGCTGGGAACTGGCGTTTGGATTGATGATATTGATGTCAAAGTGGCGGAGGAGCAGGAAAAGGCAGATTCTGCTTTCTGGTCCAGCCTTATCAAACTGCTTGTTTTTGTACTGGTGATGGAAGCCGTCTTCGTGGCTCTGGCCATCTGGGCAGGCAAGACGATTGTGGCGCCTATTGGCAGGGTTACTGACAGACTTACAGTCCTTGCAACCGGTGATTTCCGTCCGGTCCATAAGGAGGAAGAGGATGCAGCCAGGTCTGATGAAATCGGCGCCATGACCAGGGCCCTGCAGAAACTCCAGGATAATGTTGATGCCATGATCAAACAGGTGGCAGAAGATGCCCAGCAGGTAGCTCAGTCTGCTGCTCACCTGACGGAGAACTCCAGCCAGTCGGCTACCGTCAGCGGTCAGATTGCCGATTCTATCGTCAATGTGGCAGGTTCCTGCAGTGAGCAGTTCACTGAGGTGGAGAATGCAGGCATTCAGACTGAAGAACTGGCTAAGCACATGAATGACTTTGCTGAGACAGTTAAACACGCTGCCGAGGTGGTAGGGGAGACCAAATCACATGCTGATGACGGTGAAAAGAGCGTCAGCACTGCTGTGCAGCAGATGAAGCTCATCGAGCAGACGGTCAGCGAGTCTGGCAAGGTTATTGAAGATTTGGGCCATGAGTCAGACAAAATTGGCGCCATTGTTGATGCTATTTCCCAGATTGCCGAGCAGACCAACCTGCTGGCCCTGAACGCTGCCATCGAGGCTGCCCGTGCTGGTGAGCATGGCCGTGGCTTTGCTGTGGTAGCTGATGAAGTTAGGAAGCTGGCAGAGCAGTCCAGCCAGTCTGCAGGAGAAATTGCTTCTCTCATCACTTCCATCCAGAATAAGTCCAAGCAGGCTGTTACTGTCATGGAGGAGGGGGTACGCCAGGTACAGAGCGGTACCGCAGCTGTAGACGGTGCGGGAGCTACTTTCCATAGCATAGCAGGCATGGTAGACAAGGTGGCTCATGATTCCAGAGAAATGGAACTGGCCATCAGGCGGTTGTCGGAGAATACCAACCTTATTACCAGTGCGATTGAAAAGATCAGCAAGATGAGCCGCAATGTGTCCGGCGAGGCAGAGACTGTATCTGCTGCTACAGAGGAGCAGACTGCCACCATGCATGAGATTGCCGCTGCCAGCCGCAAGCTGACGGAGATGGCAAATTCCATGGAAGAAGCTGTGGCTAAGTTCAAGATTTGA
- a CDS encoding HD-GYP domain-containing protein, whose translation MIDLPLKKLRPGMVTAQSIYNSSGASYLTKGTELTEHYIDKLRDLGVIGLHVLNYSSEIKPMPPEDILSERTRVMAIQRVCDVFAQIERTGTFEFEPLAKAASAMVADIATRSGNLVQLTDIRVHDEYTFAHSVNVAMLSGMLGRLANLPEGGVQELTMGGLLHDLGKIIVPPEILNKRGRLTQNEFDIIKHHPEAGFSKIRAMSLPDAPILGIVALQHHEHMNGKGYPGGRQGTDIHLYGRICAIADVYDALTSRRPYKKAYSPAVAYNIMVNCSEGQFDKRLLKLFFSNVAIYPVGTVVKTTRGFGIVKKVEFGLTDRPTLMMFADQYEHILPEPYEEHLRESPEHEIDSVVDDKVLLTRIRNSGFDPASLL comes from the coding sequence ATGATAGATTTACCGCTGAAAAAATTGCGTCCCGGCATGGTGACGGCCCAGAGCATATACAATTCCAGCGGTGCCAGCTACCTTACCAAAGGCACAGAACTTACCGAGCATTATATAGACAAGCTGCGTGACCTGGGAGTCATTGGCCTGCATGTATTGAACTATTCTTCGGAAATAAAGCCAATGCCGCCGGAGGATATCCTTTCGGAAAGGACCAGGGTCATGGCCATACAGCGCGTGTGCGATGTGTTTGCCCAGATTGAGCGGACGGGGACTTTTGAGTTTGAGCCATTGGCCAAAGCTGCTTCTGCCATGGTGGCAGATATCGCCACCCGCAGCGGGAATTTGGTACAGCTGACGGATATACGCGTACACGATGAATATACCTTTGCCCATAGTGTCAATGTAGCCATGCTTTCTGGCATGCTGGGGCGTTTGGCTAATCTGCCGGAGGGGGGAGTGCAGGAGCTGACTATGGGAGGGCTGCTGCATGATCTGGGGAAAATCATCGTGCCCCCGGAAATCCTGAACAAGCGTGGCAGGCTTACGCAGAACGAGTTTGATATCATCAAGCATCACCCGGAGGCCGGTTTCAGCAAGATACGGGCCATGTCATTGCCGGATGCCCCTATACTGGGGATAGTGGCTTTGCAGCATCATGAGCATATGAATGGGAAGGGCTATCCAGGAGGGCGGCAAGGGACGGACATACATCTTTACGGGCGTATTTGCGCTATTGCAGATGTGTACGATGCTCTCACCAGCAGAAGGCCTTACAAGAAGGCATACTCTCCTGCTGTGGCTTACAATATCATGGTGAACTGCTCAGAGGGACAATTTGATAAAAGGCTCTTGAAGCTGTTTTTCAGCAATGTGGCCATCTACCCTGTGGGAACCGTGGTTAAGACTACCAGGGGCTTTGGCATTGTGAAGAAAGTTGAGTTTGGCTTGACGGACAGGCCTACGCTTATGATGTTTGCAGACCAGTATGAGCATATTCTGCCGGAGCCATATGAAGAACATCTTCGTGAGAGTCCGGAACATGAGATAGACTCAGTGGTGGATGATAAGGTGCTCCTGACAAGAATAAGGAACTCTGGTTTTGATCCTGCATCTTTGCTGTAA
- the tsaB gene encoding tRNA (adenosine(37)-N6)-threonylcarbamoyltransferase complex dimerization subunit type 1 TsaB, with protein sequence MSILAIDTATQVSSVAVASEARLSAELTMQARLTHSETLLPHMEQVLKMANVKKEDLDGIAVSIGPGSFTGLRIGLAAAKAVCYALKLPLIGVPTLEAMAWHYPVPGVRIVTLLDAQKGNAYRQSFRFHEGRMEAQEEITVSGLLEVISSCGEMKEPVVLLGDVVPKKIAGKLELPANVSLAPAHLVMPRAACVAMVGLKKLAAGEVGNVMDMEPVYIRRSEAEVLWEKRHPEAAEGGAK encoded by the coding sequence TTGTCAATACTGGCCATTGATACAGCCACCCAGGTTTCAAGCGTGGCTGTGGCCTCAGAGGCGCGGCTTTCTGCTGAACTTACCATGCAGGCCCGCCTGACCCATTCTGAGACTTTGCTCCCACATATGGAGCAGGTGCTCAAAATGGCAAATGTGAAAAAAGAAGATTTGGATGGCATCGCCGTGAGCATTGGGCCGGGCTCCTTTACAGGGCTTCGCATCGGTCTGGCGGCAGCCAAGGCTGTCTGCTATGCCCTGAAGCTGCCTCTTATAGGCGTGCCTACCCTGGAAGCTATGGCCTGGCACTATCCTGTGCCGGGGGTGCGCATCGTGACCCTGCTGGATGCCCAGAAAGGCAATGCTTACCGCCAGAGTTTCCGCTTCCATGAGGGACGCATGGAGGCACAGGAAGAAATCACCGTCTCCGGCCTGCTTGAGGTTATCTCTTCTTGCGGGGAGATGAAGGAGCCAGTGGTGCTCCTGGGGGATGTGGTGCCCAAGAAGATTGCGGGCAAGCTGGAACTTCCCGCTAATGTCAGCCTGGCCCCTGCTCATCTGGTCATGCCCCGGGCCGCTTGTGTGGCTATGGTGGGATTGAAGAAGCTGGCTGCAGGTGAAGTGGGCAATGTCATGGATATGGAGCCTGTCTATATTCGCCGCAGCGAGGCGGAGGTTCTGTGGGAGAAGCGTCATCCCGAGGCAGCGGAGGGCGGTGCCAAGTGA
- the tsaE gene encoding tRNA (adenosine(37)-N6)-threonylcarbamoyltransferase complex ATPase subunit type 1 TsaE has protein sequence MFTCTTNSPEETADLADKLGQKIREGTVLCLEGDLGAGKTLFVQSLAKTLGVEGEVTSPTFNLMNIYEGICPIYHFDLYRLETEEELEEIGFYEYLEEPEGIVVIEWPDKFPQSMPDDYVEVSIERISETGRKLTFSSIGEENKEFLKELETFVNTGH, from the coding sequence ATGTTTACGTGTACAACCAATTCCCCTGAGGAAACTGCTGACCTAGCTGATAAACTGGGACAGAAGATCCGCGAGGGAACCGTGCTGTGCTTGGAAGGTGATTTGGGCGCAGGCAAGACCCTTTTTGTCCAGAGCCTGGCAAAGACTTTGGGCGTGGAGGGGGAAGTCACCAGCCCTACCTTCAATCTGATGAACATATATGAGGGCATCTGCCCAATCTACCATTTCGACCTCTATCGCCTGGAGACGGAAGAGGAACTGGAGGAAATCGGCTTCTATGAATATCTGGAGGAGCCGGAGGGCATCGTGGTCATTGAGTGGCCCGACAAGTTCCCCCAGTCCATGCCGGATGACTATGTGGAAGTGTCCATTGAGCGCATCAGCGAGACTGGCCGCAAGCTCACTTTTTCCTCCATTGGTGAAGAGAACAAGGAATTTTTGAAGGAGTTGGAGACCTTTGTCAATACTGGCCATTGA
- the rimI gene encoding ribosomal protein S18-alanine N-acetyltransferase: MKLTFREMVPDDAAAVEKVEKACFAMPWSRESFWREAANENTLYLLALDEETPAEEQVIGYVGCWISFEEAQITNVAVSPDYRGKHVGTEMMAELIQRVKEKGVTALTLEVRPSNDPALALYKNFGFKEAGRRPRYYQDNGEDAIIMWNTKI; this comes from the coding sequence GTGAAGCTTACTTTCCGCGAAATGGTGCCGGATGATGCGGCAGCTGTTGAAAAGGTGGAGAAGGCCTGCTTTGCCATGCCCTGGTCCAGGGAGTCCTTTTGGCGGGAAGCTGCCAATGAGAACACCCTTTACCTGCTGGCGCTGGATGAGGAGACTCCTGCAGAGGAGCAGGTCATAGGCTATGTGGGGTGCTGGATCTCCTTTGAGGAGGCCCAGATCACCAATGTGGCAGTGTCTCCTGATTACCGGGGGAAGCACGTGGGCACGGAAATGATGGCAGAGCTGATCCAAAGGGTGAAGGAGAAAGGCGTAACTGCCCTTACCCTGGAAGTGCGGCCTTCAAATGATCCTGCGCTGGCCCTTTACAAGAATTTCGGCTTCAAGGAGGCCGGACGTCGTCCCCGCTATTATCAGGACAATGGGGAAGACGCCATCATCATGTGGAATACGAAGATTTGA
- the groES gene encoding co-chaperone GroES, which yields MIKPLGERVVIEVSEGDVKTASGIVLPDTAKEKPQKGKVVAVGAGKLLDNGQRAEMEVKVGDDILFSKYSGTEVKVDDKDYLVIRESDILAVL from the coding sequence ATGATTAAGCCATTGGGCGAAAGAGTTGTCATTGAAGTTTCCGAGGGCGATGTCAAGACTGCCAGCGGCATTGTGCTGCCGGACACTGCCAAAGAGAAGCCCCAGAAGGGCAAGGTTGTGGCTGTAGGCGCAGGCAAGCTTCTGGACAATGGCCAGCGCGCTGAGATGGAAGTCAAGGTTGGCGACGACATCCTCTTCTCTAAATATTCCGGGACTGAGGTCAAGGTTGATGACAAGGATTACCTGGTCATCCGCGAGAGCGACATCCTGGCAGTTCTCTAA
- the tsaD gene encoding tRNA (adenosine(37)-N6)-threonylcarbamoyltransferase complex transferase subunit TsaD gives MEQKDQQEILTLGIESSCDETSAAVLKGGREILSNIISTQIPIHQKFGGVVPEIASRKHIVNIMPVIDEAVREAGVELGDIDQVAVTYGPGLVGALLVGVSAGKSLAYALDVPLIGVNHLEGHIFANFLSDTSLEPPFMALVVSGGHTALVDVRGYNEFRMMGQTRDDAAGEAFDKIARVMGLPYPGGPRIDALAKEGNPLAIDFPRALEEKGNYEFSFSGLKSAVLNYINSEKMKGHELNKADIAASFQHSVIEVLTHKAFEAVAEAGRDTLVLAGGVAANSGLEARLREEAGRRGVKFSYPSKILCTDNAAMIACRGYYQAQAGLYSDHYLNAVPGLTLTDK, from the coding sequence ATGGAACAGAAAGACCAGCAGGAAATCCTGACCCTTGGCATTGAGTCCAGCTGTGACGAGACTTCGGCAGCGGTGCTCAAGGGGGGGCGGGAAATCCTTTCCAATATCATTTCCACCCAGATACCCATTCATCAGAAATTTGGAGGGGTGGTGCCGGAGATTGCTTCCCGGAAACACATTGTGAACATCATGCCTGTTATTGATGAGGCAGTCCGCGAGGCCGGAGTGGAACTTGGCGATATCGACCAGGTGGCAGTGACTTATGGTCCCGGGCTGGTGGGAGCTCTGCTGGTGGGAGTGTCGGCAGGCAAGTCTTTGGCTTATGCCCTGGATGTGCCCCTGATTGGGGTGAACCATCTGGAGGGGCATATCTTTGCCAATTTCCTTTCTGATACTTCCCTTGAGCCGCCTTTTATGGCTCTGGTGGTATCAGGTGGACATACGGCTTTGGTGGATGTGCGGGGCTATAATGAGTTCCGCATGATGGGCCAGACCCGTGATGATGCGGCAGGGGAAGCCTTTGACAAGATTGCCCGGGTCATGGGGCTGCCTTATCCCGGCGGTCCCCGCATAGACGCCCTGGCCAAGGAGGGCAACCCCCTGGCTATTGATTTCCCCCGCGCTCTGGAGGAAAAGGGCAATTACGAGTTCAGCTTCAGCGGTTTGAAATCGGCGGTGCTGAACTACATCAATAGCGAGAAGATGAAGGGGCATGAGCTGAACAAGGCTGATATTGCCGCTTCCTTCCAGCATTCCGTCATCGAGGTGCTGACCCACAAGGCCTTTGAGGCAGTGGCAGAAGCAGGCAGAGATACACTGGTACTGGCAGGTGGCGTGGCCGCTAACAGCGGCCTGGAGGCAAGGCTCAGGGAAGAGGCAGGCAGGCGCGGAGTGAAGTTCTCCTATCCCAGCAAAATCCTCTGCACGGACAACGCCGCCATGATTGCCTGCCGTGGGTACTATCAGGCACAGGCCGGGCTTTACAGCGACCATTATCTGAATGCCGTGCCGGGACTTACCCTGACAGATAAATAA